The Lagopus muta isolate bLagMut1 chromosome 6, bLagMut1 primary, whole genome shotgun sequence sequence GTTCTGGACCATAAGATGTGGTTTTGAGATATTCCAATAACTCATTTTCCCTTACGGCAAGGAGTTCGTTGCCCCTCTCTGTTCTGATGCTGTGGCGTGAGCTTAGGTAAGTGGAACAGGCAGTTCTCTGAAGAGCTGCTCATTGTATAGCCAGGTGTCTTGAGCACTCAGTGCATTTTGCTATAGTTTGCACACCTGCTCCCATTTGGCTGCCATGATCTCTTTAGCTGGCTGTGGCAAGGCTGGACTACACTTGGTGCTGTGATGTGCACCTTGGGCAACTACAAACACTGTGACCAAGAAGGTTTCAGACAATATCACACCAATTAACCTGCTGAGGCTGCATCTCCTGTGATGGAAGAGGGCCTTCTTTGAAGCTGTAGCTCTGTTCTGCTCAGATTCAGCTCTCTCAGAATGGACAAATAAACTTTTCTCTCCTGCACCATTCAAGAATCTCACAGCCTATTAGAGAGAGATGAGAGTTCAGAGAGATCACAGCTGAGTCAACTGATGTAATTGCTTACAAGCTCTTAAAGATGCTGATGGAGTGCTGGAACGAGTCTCATACCTTTTTTGGTCAGTCATAGCTGCAACAGAAGCACTTTCCCAAGCCAACAAGAGATGGTAACTTCAAAACGGAGGAGTTCCTGGTGTTTGCTGAAGGTTCTGACATTGTCTGAATTGAGCTGAGTTTGCTGAAGTTGGCATGGGAACTGCATGGTGTTTAAGGcctcttccaatccaaaccatcctatggctctatgtttctgtgattatACGAGTGCAATGGGACAAGCACGACAGTGCTTGATTCCTGGGTAAATGTGTGAGCCAGAAGATGCTGGCAAGAGGTGCACAAGGTACTGGTGCCAGCACCAGGGCAGTGCCACCACTCTGCTGTGGCAAGGAAGGTACAATCCAGTGCCTGCATGGCATGCAGGGACCAGGATGCCACTAAGCAACTCCTATGTCTGTTTTTCAATGACCAAGTGAGCTGGTGCAGAGAGAACAAAGCTCTGCCTACCACATGGCTTAAGCCCAGCATGACCCTGGGGAAAGCCCTGCCCTTCTGAGAAAAGCCACTGAGCCATCAAACTTCCCGTGCTGCTCTTGGCCTTGTCTTGCTGGTGTAGCTTTGGGTTTGCAGTGGAGGAGCCAGCAATTGGTGTAATCACGGAGCTTGATACCAAAGGGCCActttctctgctgcacagctgcaatACCCCGCAGCCtgcaggaaggacgtggaggGTGGAGTGCGGGAGAGGTGCTGCCCACAACGCAGTTCCTGCAGGATGCTGTTAGTGATGAGAGGCACCAGTGAATGGCGTCAGCATGAATCAGCCCTGACTCAGCGGATGCTGCGTTGGGGCACACCCGTTCTGTCCAGGCATGGCCCTCTGAGGGCTTCAGGCAGGGAAATCGGCGTTAGCACAAGGGCTGcgctgggctgtgagcacagggaggcagagaggagCGGGttcctgtcctgctgctgggccCCACTCAGCCCCCTGGCTGCCGCCTCAGGAGGGAGGCACAGAGCCAGGATCAGCTGGGATGCAGCTCTGTCCCAGCCACGACTGCTGCTTCAGCTAACGTCTCCACCATTTGCACACACGGAAGCTCACACTTCTGCACGTGTCAGGGAAGCACCGGGCCCTGCCCCAGAACTGGAGCGATTTTCCATCTGCACGTTCACCTATGAGTAGCCCAgcccttcctcctgcctctaacacagctgctgcagggaagcacGGGGGGGGGAAGCAGTTTTACACTAACCTTTCACTATTACCACCATGTCAAACAGAGCACTATGCATAGTCTTTCTGGATCACAGCTAAAAGGAAcgagtgacttttttttttccacctagctttcttacaaaaaaacaaaacaaaccaaccaaacaaaaaaaccaaccacagaCATCgctatattttttaaagtaataattaTAATACATTAGAAAGAGTCACGGAGGAAGCGTTCCACGCTGTAAACAAGAATAGCaagtaaaacaaaagccaaCGGTAGCAGGGCTGTCAAAGTGCACGGCCGAGCCCCGGCCTCCAGCGCTGGGCCCTGCACGGCTGTGGTGTGAGGACAGGGAGCGAGGTCTGTCCCTGGCACTgggccctgcagctctgctgctgcccacaccGCACCTGCGCCATGCACTGGGCCAGGgaacagcacagcctgcagcagggcagctcgGCAGGGCCAGGAGCTGGGAGCTCCTTCCTGAGTTTGCTCACAGTCACAATGGCTTTGCTATGGGATGGAGCGGGTGAGGACGGCACTGGGACACGCACTGGAGCGGGAGCAGCTGGAAGGGAGGCAGCACCTAgagagcagtgtgtgctgctggctctcGGCAGCCCCTGGGGCGCTTCTAGCCCCTGTCCAGGCAGGATATAGCTGCTATGGAAGGCAATTGCTGCCTGTCCTGATATACTGCCCAGGTACTGTAGCACACTAACAACTTTCACCGCTGCACGATTGCTGATGAACACACCAAACCAATTGAAGCACTTTTGCCTTAACCTCTTAACCACCTCTTACCCATGGTGTGTTAAAACACAACTACTGAGCATCCATATAGCACTCCTAAGTGCTTCACCAACAGCACTGCGTGCCCCTGGCAGCACCTGGCAGAGTAGCTGTGAGGtcagccctgcactgcacagatgGGCAGGGAACAAGgtctggagcagagcagggctgcagaagcagcagcaggctcctTCCACAGCTCTACTGATAACGCACACAAAGCACACGCACAACCTGGTAAATACCCAAAGGGACTCAGTGGATGTTTTCTTCTAGTCTCCGGGTAGGCTTTGCTATGGTGCAGCAGCCTGTGAGATGAAAATGAGAGATGAAAACTAGGTTTCAAAAGTCTTCTTTAGATCTTAGAGGAGCTTTGGCCCATGTCTGCTATTGGAGGGACAGGCAGTGGTCCCACCCGCTGTCCAAAAGGTGACATCCCCATCCCCTCTGCCACAAAGCACTGTCACATACCACGCATCTGGCCTCGAGCTcatttcctgctgctcccattGCTCCTCCTTCTTGCTGAAATCCCTTCACaatgagctgctgtgtgctgggcacaTGGGTTTGGCTCCGTTCTTTCAGTGAGGTGAGCTGCCCTGCTCCCTGTGCACCTCCAGTCAGGTGGTGACATCCTGGGGACACAGTGCTGCTTGAAAAAGAAGTGCTGAAGGCAGGGATTGGCTTGGATCCCACGTGGTCCCAAGGAAGGTGGGAAAAGGACAGGACTGCAGGGCTCTCCACTGCACATAGATGCAGGGGCATCTGTCCTGTGGCGATGCATTAGGGCATCAACTTCCAAACCTCCGTACCCAGGTTTCCTTTCTTGGTTGCTGATTTCTGGCTGGGTTAAACTAGGACAAAGAAAAATTGGGGGCCGTGTGCTCCCTCTTCCTAGCTTCTGTGGCGTCTCCACCCTGAAATTTTACTTGTTCAGGCACAAGCAGGCTTCAACCTGGGCACCACAATGAGACATGAACACacacctccagcagctcacGGGCAAAGGCAAGGTGCGTGATGGGGGTTTGCACTGCAGCTAAACAGTGCCCTCAGGCTCACCAGGGCAGCAGCCAATTCTGCCCTTCGGTCAGTTTGAGGCAGCAagcctgcttgctgctctggACCTGCAACCCAGGCTCAACTTTCACCACCATCCTCATCACCTGGAGAACATGAAGGGTCCTCTGCTGGGGTCACAGCCAGAGCTCACCACCACCAGCTGCTAACACCTCCTCTCTGGGAGTGCAGCCAGGGGCACGGAAAGGGACTACCAGGAGAAAGGGACTTGCATAGACTGCTGGGCAGTGGTGCTTGCCTACTGGCATGCTCCAGCCCCATCTGAagggctgctgcttcctgcaggtctggaaaaagaaataaaggccTACTGCtacagaggaaggaaagccTCCTGTATTTTGTACTCCACTGCCTTATGTCCATCACTGCACCCACCCTGAGCCTTGGAGCTCCATGCTGCGAGGGGGGCAGGCAGCGAAGAGCACACATTaaccagctgtgctgctctccccaAATGAATCCAAACACAAGCACTTCTGTCCATAGAAAGGAAACCATGGATGCAAACCAAAGCGGAGGTTGCTGGTGGCTCCGggctctgcagccctggctctcgtaccaaagcacagctctatgggACACCACAGGCAGGCACAGCCGTGTTGAGGGCATCGTGGGGCTGGTGCCACTCCGGCCCCCAGCTCAGTCCCACACCCCACTAAAATGTCACCGACTTGGGCAGCCGTGCAGCGGGATGAGAGTCTGGGCTGAAGCTGTTCTCTGACAGGGATTTGGAAACCTGTGGGGGAAGTTTTGGTTTGGGGCTCAGGGGTGGGCGCGGTGCTTTCAGTGCATTCGGCGGTTTCTGGGTGCCTTGCTGGACTGCCCCCATGTCTGACctggcagaaggcagcagggagctggcagcCAGGGGATGGGCGGCCTCTGGCCAGGGCAGTGCCACCTGCCTTCTGTTTGCCAAGTCCTGCTCAGTCACATGCGCCACGTGCAGGCGGGTGGTGGTTTTCACCACGGTATGGAGGCTGTTCCCCCTGGCCAGTGACACGCTCTCTGACAGAACAGGCGTACTGCTGCCCGAAGGCCTGCCCGGGGCAAGCGAGCCTAGGGCAGCGAAGCCTCGCTCAAGCGCCATctctgtgccctgctgcaggccaCCAAGCTCACCCGTGGATGCCGACTTGGGCAATGAGGCCTTTGAGTCCATTCCATTCATCAGTATCACTCCATGTTGCGTCTCGCCCTTATCCTCAGGGATgtccctctgcagtgctgtggcctCCTCCCCATGCAGGGAGGATGCTTGTTGTTCCTCAGGTGGCCCACAAGCAGCAGGATCTGGCGTGTGGTCCATGCTGGAATGCCACTCAGGCGGCTGGGCCTCCCCAGCTGGTGTGTCCACAGGAGCGTTTGACGCAGGGTGGAAGGAgcccacagagctgcacagggagggaGTGAAGCTGGGCGACTCGTGGTGCAGCTCACGATGCTCCTCGTGCTCAACCCCATGTCCAGTGTGCAGGGTGGATTCCCCACTCCTCACAGCATCCTCCAGGCTGGTGGGGAAGGCTTGCATCTCGCTCAGCTTTGGAGATTGCCGCTGTGCCACGTCCTCTGTTGGCTGCCCCTCACTGTACGGGAGATGTGGATGGCTGTCAGCTGCTTCATGTGCCCGGCTGCTTGGCACATCGGGAGTCCTGACGGCCGTCCCCTGGTGGCTGGGAGGCTGTGCGGTGCCCCTGTCAGAGGGGTGCTCACCCAGCAGCCCATTCTGGCCATTGGCTGCCGCACTGGCCTTCGTGTCCAGAGGGTTGAGGGAGAGCTCCAGGCCCAGGGGTCTGCGAGGGAACTCGTCGGGCTTGGCTGCACCAGAGGGAGCGATGAtacaaataagagaaaaatcaaaaataagaaattaagaaaatatattaaaaatatataagtaACCAAAGGGGAACAGGGGGACACGGGAGCTGCTGGTGGCTCTACCCACCAGGGGGGGGGAGGTCAAACTTCATCTTGCGCAGCTCACTCATGGACACCTGCAGCTGGTCTATGACAGCGTCATCCTCATACTGCAGCGAGGCAGCaattttctcctgcagaaatTCCCGCAGATCTTCCAGCGTCATCTTCAGCAAGCGCTctggggaagggcagagaacacagcagggTCAGAGCAGGGGCTCGGCTTGACTCCACAGCTCTGTTTTGGAAAGTCAACAAGTACTGAGTGCGTTGCTCTGGTTTTGACTAGGTGAAGTGTGAAATCCACTGGGCCAGGTGTCCTGATGCCCTTCTTTTCATGCTGAAGACCTGGGGCTGTGTATGCCAGCCATGCCTCCCCTCCACttcctctgggcagcagctcagcagtaGGGGCTGGCGGCTGACGGTGGGGTGAGGGCCTATGAAGGACAGTACACAAGTTAAGGGCCATTTCTGCAAGTTCTCCTCAATACCTCTAGGAGGAGAAAAAGCTCCATGAGAAAGCCCAATGGCCACCTCCCATGCCCGCAGGCAGGGACTGGATGGGGCACTGATATGCCCCACACTACATGCTCCTCACACTCCTCCGAGCACAGATAAatttcaaagccaggctgaaactgctgtctgccatcagaattaaaattttctgGAGGCAGCGGCTGTGCAGAAGTTGTTCCAGCCAGAAGCAAACCACTGCCTTTGGATGGCAGCACAAGCTTAGGCTAACCAGTGCACCGTATCCCTTGGTTAGCAGCTACGTGGCAGCTCGTGCTCCGCTCACTGCCTGCCCACCACACAAAACACTTACTTTTGTGCAGCTTGAGAATGGTGTAAGCCATGGCTGTCAGGACCCGCTCTCCCTCCAGGATGTAGATGTCCCACAGCCGCAAGGTGAGGGTGAAAGGTGTCTGTTCCCAACATAAACAAAAGCATCCTGTTAGCACCAAGGTAGTGACACTACAGGCTGACAGCACAGAGGTCAGCAGTGTGACTGTGTCCCCTTGCACTGAAACACACCCCACAGTAAGGCGTCTGTAATGCAAACCCTTATTTTGTAATCTCTGGCTTAAAGCTAACAAACCTGATAGCTTTTGATGGACCTCCTTTCAACGTCAG is a genomic window containing:
- the LOC125694447 gene encoding USP6 N-terminal-like protein — translated: MKKDIDTLITQEKAEIIAKYEKGRQEGATIDPWEDADFTLYKVTDRFGFLHEQELPTRTALEEKQKQQEIERVDKWLKMLKKWSKYRNSDKMCRRVYKGIPLQVRGQVWSLLLDVEKMKKENEGKYEQMKQQAKSWSSEIKQIDLDVNRTFRNHIMFRDRYGVKQQALFHVLSAYSVYNTEVSYCQGMSQIAAILLMYLNEEDAFWALAQLLTNQKHAMHGFFIPGFPKLQRFQAHHEQILSKLFPKLKKHMDKEQMTTGIYTTKWFLQCFIDRTPFTLTLRLWDIYILEGERVLTAMAYTILKLHKKRLLKMTLEDLREFLQEKIAASLQYEDDAVIDQLQVSMSELRKMKFDLPPPAKPDEFPRRPLGLELSLNPLDTKASAAANGQNGLLGEHPSDRGTAQPPSHQGTAVRTPDVPSSRAHEAADSHPHLPYSEGQPTEDVAQRQSPKLSEMQAFPTSLEDAVRSGESTLHTGHGVEHEEHRELHHESPSFTPSLCSSVGSFHPASNAPVDTPAGEAQPPEWHSSMDHTPDPAACGPPEEQQASSLHGEEATALQRDIPEDKGETQHGVILMNGMDSKASLPKSASTGELGGLQQGTEMALERGFAALGSLAPGRPSGSSTPVLSESVSLARGNSLHTVVKTTTRLHVAHVTEQDLANRRQVALPWPEAAHPLAASSLLPSARSDMGAVQQGTQKPPNALKAPRPPLSPKPKLPPQVSKSLSENSFSPDSHPAARLPKSVTF